A window from Chitinophagales bacterium encodes these proteins:
- a CDS encoding ATP-dependent Clp protease proteolytic subunit, whose amino-acid sequence MSSEFEKYAVKHRGISSNTLNGYASHLVTALTPNIIEERPMNVAVMDVYSRLMMDRIIFLGYPINDEVANIVTAQLLFLDSTDRGRDINMYINSPGGSVYAGMGVYDTMQYVAPDVATICIGVAASMASVLLCAGTNGKRAALKHSRVMMHQPSGAIGGQASDIAITVNEIRKLRGELYEIIANHSGKSIETIQSDFDRDYWMTASEAKAYGLVDEVLVTNPRKEKKDSKH is encoded by the coding sequence ATGAGTTCTGAATTTGAAAAATACGCCGTCAAACACCGGGGCATTTCCAGCAATACCCTGAACGGATATGCCTCGCATCTGGTTACGGCGCTTACCCCCAACATTATTGAAGAGAGACCGATGAATGTGGCCGTCATGGACGTTTACAGCCGTTTGATGATGGACCGGATCATCTTTCTTGGTTACCCGATCAATGACGAAGTAGCCAATATCGTAACCGCCCAGTTATTATTCCTCGACTCGACCGACCGCGGCCGGGACATCAATATGTATATCAACAGCCCGGGTGGTAGTGTATACGCCGGTATGGGTGTATACGATACCATGCAATATGTAGCCCCCGATGTGGCTACTATCTGTATCGGTGTTGCCGCCTCCATGGCTTCGGTATTGCTTTGTGCGGGTACCAATGGAAAAAGGGCCGCGCTCAAACATTCCCGGGTAATGATGCACCAGCCCAGTGGCGCCATCGGCGGACAGGCCAGTGATATCGCCATCACCGTTAATGAAATTCGTAAGCTCCGGGGCGAATTGTATGAGATCATTGCCAATCATTCTGGCAAATCGATCGAAACCATACAGTCCGATTTTGACCGTGACTATTGGATGACCGCTTCCGAAGCAAAAGCCTATGGCCTCGTGGATGAGGTATTGGTCACCAACCCGAGAAAAGAGAAAAAAGATTCCAAACACTAA
- a CDS encoding ATP-dependent Clp protease proteolytic subunit, which yields MMFPKQYINNDWRADDEEDEKDPAAKRDELMMLNKRLEKYFYEKRSVYLWGVVDDKSAREVVSKMLLLEADKAGEEIKFYINSPGGVVTSGMVIYDTMKMLKSPVSTICMGLAASMGSILLSGGVKGRRFIYPHGEVMIHQPSLGGHFQGVSADLEIQARQTQRVKEIGATILANNCGKMVAQVMKDFDRDYWMDAKEAIEYGIVDGVLETL from the coding sequence ATGATGTTTCCCAAGCAATATATCAACAACGACTGGAGAGCCGATGATGAAGAGGATGAGAAGGATCCCGCCGCCAAACGAGATGAGCTGATGATGCTCAACAAACGGTTGGAGAAATATTTTTACGAAAAAAGAAGCGTTTACCTATGGGGTGTGGTGGATGATAAATCTGCCCGCGAAGTGGTTTCCAAAATGCTCCTGCTCGAAGCCGATAAAGCCGGTGAAGAGATCAAATTCTATATAAACAGCCCCGGTGGCGTTGTCACCAGCGGTATGGTGATATACGATACGATGAAAATGCTGAAATCACCCGTGAGTACCATTTGCATGGGATTGGCAGCATCCATGGGCAGTATCCTGCTCAGTGGCGGCGTAAAAGGCAGACGATTTATATATCCCCATGGTGAGGTCATGATCCACCAGCCTTCCCTGGGTGGACATTTTCAGGGGGTAAGTGCCGACCTGGAAATTCAGGCCAGACAAACCCAAAGAGTAAAAGAGATCGGTGCCACCATTCTCGCGAATAACTGTGGCAAAATGGTAGCCCAGGTGATGAAGGATTTCGACCGCGATTATTGGATGGATGCGAAAGAAGCCATTGAATATGGTATCGTTGATGGTGTCTTAGAGACACTTTAA
- the clpX gene encoding ATP-dependent Clp protease ATP-binding subunit ClpX: MAKSPLHCSFCGRNRDEVKILIAGQEGHICENCVDHAREIIEQELMVKEEKSTSSFKLTVKKPVEIKRFLDEYVIGQGEAKKVLAVAVYNHYKRLQQKATETTPSEVEIEKSNIIMVGETGTGKTLLAKTIAKLLNVPFTIVDATVFTEAGYVGEDVESILTRLLQVCNYDVSAAERGIVYIDEIDKIARKGDNPSITRDVSGEGVQQGLLKLLEGTDVLVPPQGGRKHPEQKLIKINTQNILFVCGGAFDGIDKVIGRRVQTNTIGFNVDKELQDNMKKNLLQFVNAQDLKTFGLIPELLGRLPVVTHLDPLDSATLREILTEPKNALVKQYKKLFELEGIQLSIEADVLDFMVEKAMEYKLGARGLRSICETILTDAMFELPSSNIKTFTLDIEYTRRKFDTSKLSVLKVA, translated from the coding sequence ATGGCCAAGAGCCCCCTCCACTGTTCCTTTTGTGGTCGCAACCGCGACGAAGTGAAGATCCTGATTGCAGGGCAGGAAGGCCATATTTGTGAAAACTGTGTTGACCATGCACGCGAAATCATTGAACAAGAATTAATGGTCAAGGAAGAAAAATCTACTTCCTCCTTTAAGCTTACCGTTAAAAAACCTGTTGAAATAAAGCGCTTCCTGGATGAATATGTCATCGGGCAGGGCGAGGCCAAGAAAGTACTGGCTGTAGCGGTTTACAACCACTATAAGCGTTTACAGCAAAAGGCCACTGAAACCACCCCTTCTGAAGTAGAGATCGAAAAGAGCAATATCATCATGGTGGGTGAAACCGGTACGGGGAAGACCCTGCTGGCCAAGACCATCGCCAAACTGCTCAATGTACCCTTTACCATTGTGGATGCCACGGTATTCACCGAGGCGGGCTATGTAGGAGAAGATGTGGAAAGCATTCTCACCCGTTTGCTCCAGGTTTGTAACTATGATGTTTCCGCTGCCGAACGTGGCATTGTTTATATTGATGAGATCGATAAGATCGCCCGTAAAGGCGATAACCCTTCTATCACCCGGGATGTGAGTGGCGAAGGGGTACAACAAGGTCTGCTCAAACTCCTTGAAGGAACCGATGTACTCGTTCCCCCACAGGGAGGACGTAAACACCCTGAACAGAAACTCATCAAGATCAATACACAGAATATCCTGTTTGTATGCGGAGGCGCCTTTGATGGCATTGATAAAGTGATCGGACGCCGGGTGCAGACCAATACCATTGGTTTTAATGTGGACAAAGAACTCCAGGATAATATGAAAAAGAACCTGTTGCAGTTTGTCAACGCGCAAGATTTGAAAACATTTGGATTGATCCCCGAATTGCTTGGTCGTCTGCCTGTAGTGACCCATCTTGATCCGCTGGATAGCGCCACCCTCCGGGAAATTCTTACCGAACCCAAGAACGCCCTGGTTAAACAATACAAGAAACTCTTCGAACTCGAAGGCATTCAGCTTTCCATTGAAGCCGATGTGCTCGATTTTATGGTGGAAAAAGCCATGGAATATAAACTGGGGGCACGCGGACTTCGGAGTATCTGCGAAACCATCCTTACAGATGCCATGTTTGAACTGCCTTCCTCCAATATCAAGACCTTTACCCTCGATATTGAATACACGCGCCGCAAGTTCGACACGAGCAAACTCAGCGTCCTTAAAGTAGCCTAA